The following nucleotide sequence is from Acetobacteroides hydrogenigenes.
ACCAACCCTTTCGAGCTTCGAAGACGGATTATCCAAATACCTACCAGAAGCAAAAGAGCTTAACCTAGAGCAATCGCTAACCGATCAGGTTAAATCGGCAGTAAGCATTGGTTCGATATCTAGCATTTTTAGCCGATTCACCGAATTTATTGGAAACGTTTTCATTGCGGCCTTTTCCATATCGTTCATAACCTTCTTCTTCCTTAAAGACGAAAGCTTATTCTTTGAAGGGGTTCTGCTAATATTCCCATCTCGGTACGAACATAACGTAAACCGCGCCTTAGATGCCATTACCAAGCTCCTTATGCGCTACTTCATTGGTATTGTTACGGAGTCTATCCTGATAATGATACTGCTAACCATCGGCCTACGAATTATAGGAGTTCCTATCGGACAAGGGCTAGTGATTGGCCTTATAGCTGGGATACTAAATGTGGTTCCCTACATAGGCCCTCTTGTTGGCACCTTTGTTGGTATTTTCCTTACCGTTACAACCAATATTGACGTGCTATCGATGGCGCAAATTAGCCATCTAATCATTTATATAGCCATTGTGTTTGGAGTTGTACACCTTATCGACAACATTGTTTTTCAACCGCTAATCTACTCCAATAGCGTCAATGCCCATCCTTTAGAAATATTCCTAGTAATTCTAATTGCAGGAAGCATTGCTGGAATCATGGGAATGCTACTAGCCATCCCCACGTACACGGTGCTGCGCGTATTTGCAAAAGAATTTTTCAATAACTTTAGAGTCGTACAAAAGCTCACAGAAAACATTTAAAACCTTAAACAACAGGATTTATGAAAAGAGCGTTCCTTGCCCTGCTACTTAGCACGATCCTCTTTGCCTGCTCCAAAGAAGAGGAAACTCAGCATAACGTAACGGTATCGCGAGATGCAACAACCCTGATATATACATTTGATCTATCAGCCATATCGCCAGTACCATCGAACACCTCTTTTGAGCTAAAGATATTCAGCAAAAGCGGGAGCCCTGTATTTACCACCAGCTTTACAGGACTAAAGTACGGCTGGAATGGGAAAACCTCTGACGGCAATGCGGTTGCCGATGGAATGTACACCTATATCATTAAGAACGCTGACAAAACGGTAAATCAGGACGGCTTCTTCTACGTTCTGAGCAAAAAGTAGCCCCCTCATCATGGAAAAGGTTGCAGCAAAGGCTAGGATCAATGCTATCCGAGGTGATATCACAACGGTTGTTGCCGATGCTATTGTCAATGCAGCCAACTCGTCGTTGCTAGGAGGTGGTGGCGTTGATGGCGCCATTCACCGAACAGGAGGACCAACCATCCTTGAGGAGTGCAAAAAAATTGTTGCAAGACAAGGCCCCTGCCCTACCGGCGAAGCGGTAATAACTCCTGGAGGGAAT
It contains:
- a CDS encoding AI-2E family transporter translates to MNKLARYILIVAVASIVVFLLWYFKSIVAYILISAVLSIIGKPMVNLLMKIKIGKFKVPKWLCAGTTLILIWLLVVIFFKTFVPLVVNEANKLANVNVTSLVNELSPTLSSFEDGLSKYLPEAKELNLEQSLTDQVKSAVSIGSISSIFSRFTEFIGNVFIAAFSISFITFFFLKDESLFFEGVLLIFPSRYEHNVNRALDAITKLLMRYFIGIVTESILIMILLTIGLRIIGVPIGQGLVIGLIAGILNVVPYIGPLVGTFVGIFLTVTTNIDVLSMAQISHLIIYIAIVFGVVHLIDNIVFQPLIYSNSVNAHPLEIFLVILIAGSIAGIMGMLLAIPTYTVLRVFAKEFFNNFRVVQKLTENI
- a CDS encoding T9SS type B sorting domain-containing protein translates to MKRAFLALLLSTILFACSKEEETQHNVTVSRDATTLIYTFDLSAISPVPSNTSFELKIFSKSGSPVFTTSFTGLKYGWNGKTSDGNAVADGMYTYIIKNADKTVNQDGFFYVLSKK